In Flavobacterium lacustre, a genomic segment contains:
- a CDS encoding RluA family pseudouridine synthase, whose protein sequence is MNNNIEPLDLEEELFEHFRFEVPKGQAPLRIDKYLMSLIQNATRNKIQNAATEGNIFVNDAIVKSNYKVKAFDVVRVMLSHPPYENHIIAEDIPLNIVYEDDALLLINKEPGMVVHPGHGNYMGTLVHALAYHFDNLPMNSSERPGLVHRIDKDTSGLLVIAKTEAAMTHLAKQFEAKTSEREYIALVWGNVAEEEGTIEGNLARHLKDRMQMAVFADPEIGKPAVTHYKVLERFGYVTLISCQLETGRTHQIRAHMKHIGHPLFNDERYGGHLILKGTTFTKYKQFIDNCFKALPRQALHAKTLGFIHPVTGEMMRFDTELPDDFKDCIEKWRNYSKSHHTDEEE, encoded by the coding sequence ATGAACAATAATATAGAACCATTAGATTTAGAAGAAGAATTATTTGAACATTTCAGGTTTGAAGTTCCAAAGGGTCAGGCGCCTTTGCGGATTGATAAATATTTGATGAGTCTGATACAAAATGCGACTCGGAATAAGATTCAGAATGCGGCTACGGAAGGGAATATTTTTGTGAATGATGCGATTGTAAAGTCGAATTATAAAGTAAAAGCCTTTGATGTGGTTCGTGTAATGCTTTCCCACCCTCCTTATGAAAACCATATTATTGCGGAAGATATTCCGTTGAATATTGTGTATGAAGACGACGCTTTGTTGTTGATTAATAAGGAACCCGGTATGGTTGTGCATCCCGGTCACGGGAATTATATGGGAACGCTGGTACATGCTTTGGCGTATCATTTTGATAATTTACCCATGAACAGCAGCGAGCGCCCGGGATTGGTGCATCGAATTGATAAGGATACTTCGGGATTGTTAGTGATTGCGAAAACGGAGGCTGCGATGACGCATCTTGCCAAGCAGTTTGAGGCGAAAACTTCGGAACGGGAATACATTGCGCTGGTTTGGGGTAATGTGGCAGAAGAGGAAGGAACGATAGAGGGCAACTTAGCCAGACACTTGAAAGACCGTATGCAAATGGCGGTTTTTGCGGATCCCGAAATTGGGAAACCTGCTGTGACGCACTATAAGGTGTTGGAGCGTTTTGGGTATGTGACTTTGATTTCGTGTCAACTGGAAACGGGAAGAACCCATCAGATTAGAGCGCACATGAAACACATTGGGCATCCGTTGTTTAATGATGAGCGTTACGGAGGTCATTTGATTTTGAAAGGGACTACGTTTACCAAATACAAGCAGTTTATTGATAATTGTTTTAAAGCGTTGCCAAGACAGGCTTTGCATGCTAAAACATTAGGATTTATTCATCCGGTTACGGGTGAGATGATGCGTTTTGATACGGAACTTCCGGATGATTTTAAGGATTGTATCGAAAAATGGCGCAATTACTCGAAGTCGCATCATACGGACGAAGAGGAATAA
- a CDS encoding DUF4435 domain-containing protein has protein sequence MISIEESFPKKRENYLKGQDVVWSQFNEINFYVEDLYQENFYLQILKKLFPSIKISKIFPLGGKEPVIKKAKKSLNNNKKVFILDLDFDEVLNKKEVYENIFYLEKYSIENYLVEKNAIIEFVKEENTKIKTSEVNRKFVLKQFYRECHNILSELSSNLLLINKYELGIKYLKIESYRDCNLDPLCLKPSFVIPFYKKIEIELKKKKPRLKYSTQIKKLKIHFKDIYNGLIYIPGKYILNILNFKLKKIFKFSQSNLSTFVYRLAKNCEFKELEYLKISINEYTK, from the coding sequence ATGATAAGCATTGAAGAAAGTTTCCCTAAAAAAAGAGAGAATTATTTAAAGGGACAAGATGTAGTTTGGTCTCAATTTAATGAAATAAATTTCTACGTTGAAGATCTGTATCAAGAAAATTTCTATCTACAAATTCTAAAAAAATTATTCCCAAGTATTAAGATAAGTAAAATTTTTCCGCTTGGTGGAAAAGAGCCCGTTATAAAAAAAGCAAAGAAATCATTAAATAACAATAAAAAAGTTTTTATTCTAGATTTAGATTTTGATGAAGTTTTAAATAAGAAGGAAGTTTATGAAAATATTTTCTATTTAGAAAAATATAGTATAGAAAATTATTTAGTTGAAAAAAACGCAATAATTGAGTTCGTAAAAGAAGAAAACACTAAAATAAAAACTTCAGAAGTGAACCGAAAATTTGTTTTAAAACAGTTTTATAGAGAATGCCATAATATTTTAAGTGAACTTTCTAGCAACTTATTATTAATTAATAAATATGAATTAGGTATAAAATATTTAAAAATAGAATCTTATAGAGATTGCAATTTAGATCCATTATGTTTAAAACCCTCGTTTGTTATTCCATTTTATAAAAAAATAGAAATAGAATTAAAAAAGAAAAAACCAAGATTAAAATATTCAACCCAAATAAAAAAACTAAAAATTCATTTTAAGGATATTTATAATGGTTTGATTTACATTCCCGGAAAATATATTTTAAATATATTAAATTTCAAACTAAAAAAAATTTTTAAATTTTCACAAAGTAATCTATCCACATTTGTTTACAGGTTAGCTAAAAATTGTGAATTTAAAGAATTGGAATATTTAAAAATTTCAATTAACGAATACACAAAGTAA
- a CDS encoding AAA family ATPase: MYIEKISIKKLYGFIDKEIEFNNKISILVGINGSGKTSVLNIINWLLKPNLSELCLIEFEKISLHFKFKEDKYILICNQNKVEITVDLENITKAKKYNQIQATFKIHPNKLTKNELLKESMQGAYENLGPEDHEKETWSFLFNNIPKPIVIGLDRNLFTEEGEEIRIQSEYNTIENKRTTRRNKSNNFSPLEKVKSLLSTEHNIYRNNVLELYSSLNEKIMLSAFDKIFTKTNIKSLLKEPKPSVNTIEILKEQVVNFLRENQNLKYKKGKNIEFSIKKINNYFDTLKLILKESQNNDNEYDLLYITNISQFKKINDLIIEFKKFENDTQQVYFPLKEFLDTLNNFFIDSAKQLYFDKENSEVKFNILNRDGKKIDDNRDIKNLSSGEKQILILLTYIKYNRNLNVFIIDEPELSLHPKWQGEFLDAVEKLMPNESQLIIATHSPEVIGDKEEFCTVLLPYNN, encoded by the coding sequence ATGTATATAGAAAAAATTTCAATAAAAAAACTCTATGGTTTTATTGACAAAGAAATTGAATTCAACAACAAAATATCAATTTTAGTTGGAATAAATGGTTCTGGAAAAACAAGCGTTCTTAATATTATTAATTGGCTACTAAAACCAAATTTATCCGAGTTGTGCCTAATTGAATTCGAAAAAATTTCTCTTCATTTTAAATTTAAAGAAGATAAATACATACTAATATGTAATCAAAATAAGGTAGAAATAACCGTTGATTTAGAAAATATTACAAAAGCTAAAAAATACAATCAAATCCAAGCTACATTTAAAATTCACCCGAATAAACTAACAAAGAATGAACTACTAAAAGAATCTATGCAAGGAGCGTATGAAAATTTAGGACCAGAAGATCATGAAAAAGAAACTTGGTCTTTTTTATTTAATAATATACCTAAACCAATTGTCATAGGATTAGACAGAAATCTATTTACAGAGGAGGGAGAAGAGATTAGAATTCAATCTGAATACAATACAATCGAAAATAAGCGAACAACTCGAAGAAATAAATCTAATAATTTTTCTCCGCTAGAGAAAGTAAAATCATTATTAAGCACAGAACATAATATTTACAGAAATAATGTTTTAGAGCTATATAGCTCTTTAAATGAAAAGATTATGCTTTCAGCTTTTGACAAAATATTTACAAAAACTAATATTAAATCATTATTAAAAGAGCCAAAACCATCTGTAAATACAATTGAAATTTTAAAAGAACAGGTTGTAAATTTTTTGAGAGAGAATCAAAATTTAAAATACAAAAAAGGAAAAAATATTGAATTTTCAATTAAAAAAATAAATAATTATTTTGACACTTTAAAATTAATTCTGAAAGAATCTCAAAATAACGATAACGAATATGATTTACTTTATATTACTAATATAAGCCAGTTTAAAAAAATTAATGATCTCATTATAGAATTTAAAAAATTTGAAAACGATACTCAACAAGTATATTTTCCATTAAAAGAATTTTTAGATACATTAAATAATTTCTTCATAGATTCTGCAAAGCAACTTTATTTTGATAAAGAAAATTCAGAAGTAAAGTTTAATATTTTGAATAGAGATGGAAAAAAGATTGATGACAATAGAGACATTAAAAATTTATCTTCAGGAGAAAAACAGATATTAATTTTACTAACATATATTAAATATAATAGAAACCTAAACGTATTTATTATTGACGAACCAGAATTATCTCTACATCCAAAATGGCAAGGAGAGTTTCTTGATGCAGTAGAAAAATTAATGCCAAATGAATCACAATTAATTATTGCGACACATTCACCAGAAGTAATTGGAGACAAAGAAGAGTTTTGTACAGTTTTATTACCTTATAATAATTAA
- a CDS encoding iron chaperone yields MKKETTKNNSEAVNQYLAQLPEDQRAALEKLRQTIKKLVPEVEEFISYKMPAYRYHGMLCGFAAFKKHCSYFPWDSKTVEDFKTELKDFKTSAGTIQFTPEKPIPDTLLKKILQARVKANTNKH; encoded by the coding sequence ATGAAAAAAGAAACAACCAAAAACAATAGCGAAGCCGTAAACCAATACCTCGCACAACTGCCCGAAGACCAAAGAGCAGCACTCGAAAAACTACGTCAAACCATCAAAAAACTAGTTCCCGAAGTCGAGGAATTCATCAGTTACAAAATGCCAGCCTACCGCTATCACGGCATGTTATGTGGTTTTGCCGCTTTCAAAAAACACTGCAGCTACTTCCCTTGGGATTCTAAAACCGTCGAAGACTTCAAAACCGAGTTAAAAGACTTCAAAACATCAGCAGGCACCATACAATTCACCCCCGAAAAGCCAATTCCCGACACTTTACTAAAAAAAATACTACAGGCTCGGGTCAAAGCCAACACCAACAAACACTAA
- a CDS encoding TIGR01212 family radical SAM protein (This family includes YhcC from E. coli K-12, an uncharacterized radical SAM protein.), translating to MSTTPPPSTKGYNNYGTHLREKYNGQRVYKVIVDGGFSCPNRDGSKGYGGCTYCNVDSYTPEISRTATTMQAQIKDGMQRAKNHYKAEKYIVYFQPNTNTYAPVSYLKTMYDQALSINTQDVVGFAVGTRPDCIDAEKVALLESYCNRFDVDLEMGMESIYDETLEQINRGCSHAEFVAAVQLLQDSPIDLCVHTIFGFPWETHEMMLDYIHEINRFPQIKFVKFHHLHIVEGSIMGVKYKKNPFKLFTLEEYTNLLCEIIPLLRPDIVIQRLFGISDWNLLIAPNWGLTKSNIQAYIEKEIERREIIQGSLYKEVKLEV from the coding sequence ATGAGCACAACACCCCCACCCAGCACCAAAGGATACAACAATTACGGCACACACTTGCGTGAAAAATACAACGGACAACGCGTCTATAAAGTAATTGTTGATGGCGGATTTTCCTGCCCCAACAGAGACGGAAGCAAAGGATACGGCGGTTGCACCTATTGCAATGTCGATTCCTATACCCCCGAAATTTCCAGAACCGCAACAACCATGCAAGCCCAGATTAAAGACGGAATGCAACGCGCCAAAAACCACTACAAAGCCGAAAAATACATTGTCTATTTTCAGCCCAATACCAATACTTATGCGCCTGTTTCGTACTTAAAAACAATGTACGACCAAGCCTTATCCATCAATACCCAAGACGTTGTCGGGTTCGCTGTGGGAACACGTCCGGATTGCATCGATGCCGAAAAAGTAGCCTTGCTCGAAAGCTATTGCAATCGCTTTGACGTAGACCTGGAAATGGGAATGGAATCCATTTATGACGAAACCCTCGAGCAAATCAACCGAGGATGCAGCCATGCCGAATTTGTCGCCGCAGTTCAATTGCTGCAAGACAGCCCCATCGATTTGTGCGTCCATACCATTTTTGGCTTCCCCTGGGAAACACACGAAATGATGCTGGACTACATTCACGAAATCAACCGTTTTCCCCAAATCAAATTCGTGAAATTCCACCACCTGCACATCGTCGAAGGCTCAATCATGGGAGTCAAATACAAGAAAAACCCGTTCAAACTCTTCACTTTAGAAGAATACACTAATTTGCTTTGCGAAATAATCCCGCTCCTGCGTCCCGATATCGTCATTCAGCGCTTGTTTGGAATATCCGATTGGAACCTGCTCATAGCACCCAATTGGGGGTTGACCAAATCCAACATTCAAGCCTATATCGAGAAAGAAATAGAACGCCGCGAAATCATTCAGGGATCCCTTTATAAAGAAGTAAAGCTCGAAGTATGA
- a CDS encoding ATP-binding cassette domain-containing protein, translating into MKKNTHWDILLSNQVHKNAFIETLLSGTATGELSYLNSRRGILFSDISIQKFIEKEDQYDILETAPESNRKLRTFSSGEQKKVFLQYCLKQTPDYIIFDNPFDHLDQASRVALAHSLEQLAHTVCIIQVVNRVADVLSFIPNKARITDNSFVLHEIDATPNQPKNEIPVQIPKPLKPFDTQENILIQMKEVSVSYEDRKIVDRISWTIKQGEFWQLIGPNGSGKSTLLSMITGDNPKGYGQELYLFGKKKGSGESIWELKKQIGIFSTAMTDLFKRNQTVEQMILSGFFDSIGLYIEPTTLQKQIAAQWLQVVAMSHLKNKPFNKLSIGQQRVVLIVRAILKHPPLVILDEPVEGLDDENVALVIQLITILKQETNMTILYVSHRIEPTLKPTAVFELIPTKTGSIGKINQIPNHVL; encoded by the coding sequence ATGAAAAAAAACACCCACTGGGACATTCTTTTGTCAAATCAAGTGCATAAAAATGCCTTTATAGAAACCCTGCTTTCCGGAACTGCCACAGGGGAATTAAGCTATCTCAATTCCCGCAGAGGAATCCTTTTTTCTGATATTTCGATTCAGAAATTCATCGAAAAAGAAGACCAGTACGACATACTCGAAACCGCACCGGAATCCAACCGAAAACTGCGCACTTTTTCGTCGGGCGAACAAAAAAAAGTGTTTTTACAATACTGCCTCAAGCAAACTCCCGATTACATTATTTTCGACAATCCTTTCGATCATTTAGACCAAGCGTCACGGGTAGCCTTAGCACACTCTTTAGAACAATTGGCCCATACGGTCTGCATCATACAAGTAGTCAATCGTGTTGCCGATGTCCTTTCTTTTATCCCAAACAAAGCACGGATTACCGATAATTCTTTTGTACTTCACGAAATAGACGCAACACCAAACCAACCCAAAAACGAAATCCCCGTACAAATCCCAAAACCCCTCAAACCCTTTGATACACAGGAAAACATTCTGATTCAAATGAAAGAGGTTTCCGTGAGTTACGAAGACCGAAAAATTGTAGACCGCATTTCCTGGACTATCAAACAAGGGGAATTCTGGCAGCTCATTGGTCCTAACGGTTCCGGAAAAAGCACTTTATTATCCATGATTACGGGAGATAACCCCAAAGGCTACGGACAAGAATTATACCTTTTTGGAAAGAAAAAAGGAAGCGGCGAAAGCATCTGGGAACTCAAAAAACAAATAGGTATTTTCTCTACCGCCATGACCGATTTGTTCAAAAGAAACCAAACCGTAGAACAAATGATACTCTCCGGTTTCTTTGACTCCATCGGCTTATACATCGAACCAACCACCCTGCAAAAACAAATCGCTGCACAATGGTTGCAAGTCGTGGCCATGAGTCACCTAAAGAACAAACCCTTCAACAAACTCTCCATCGGGCAGCAAAGAGTCGTTTTAATCGTTCGCGCCATTCTCAAACACCCGCCTTTAGTCATTCTCGACGAACCCGTAGAAGGCTTAGACGATGAGAATGTGGCACTGGTCATTCAACTCATCACGATTTTAAAACAGGAAACAAACATGACCATCTTGTACGTTTCCCACCGCATAGAACCCACTCTCAAACCCACCGCCGTTTTTGAATTAATTCCAACAAAAACCGGTTCGATTGGCAAAATAAACCAAATACCAAACCACGTGCTCTGA
- a CDS encoding MFS transporter, with translation MKDSISTATPQNTKILNAAVIVAALGYFVDIYDLLLFGIVRTDSLMDLGITGDAIRNQGEYLISMQMFGMLFGGILWGILGDKKGRISVLFGSILLYSVANIANGMVTTVDAYAFWRLIAGIGLAGELGAGITLVTESLPKEKRGYGTMIVATVGVSGAVVAYLVYQIFQDWRLCYYAGGVLGILLLFLRISISESGMFKKVQQSQEKKGDFLSLFTHKKRFFKYLQCILIGIPIWFLVGVLITFSPEFAKVLGVQGFETIAAGKAIAFCYTGLVFGDIASGLLSQWCKSRKKIMYGFLVFNCIMIFVFLNAFGISATTFYILCAIMGFSVGYWVLFVTIAAEQFGTNIRATVTTTVPNFVRGALPLIILIYSFFRDRMFNGDILLAGMIVGLLLFIIAAIALWKLKETFHTDLNYSENTNL, from the coding sequence ATGAAAGATAGCATTTCTACAGCAACTCCCCAAAATACTAAAATCCTTAATGCTGCCGTAATCGTAGCGGCACTGGGATATTTTGTCGACATTTATGATTTACTGCTTTTTGGAATCGTCCGTACCGATAGTCTCATGGATTTAGGAATTACAGGCGATGCCATCCGCAATCAAGGCGAATACCTCATCAGTATGCAAATGTTCGGAATGCTTTTTGGAGGAATCCTTTGGGGCATTTTAGGCGACAAAAAAGGACGTATTTCTGTTTTGTTTGGCTCTATCCTGCTTTATTCGGTCGCCAATATTGCAAACGGAATGGTAACCACCGTCGATGCCTACGCGTTTTGGAGATTAATTGCAGGAATAGGACTTGCAGGAGAACTGGGCGCAGGAATCACACTCGTTACCGAAAGTCTGCCCAAAGAAAAACGAGGCTACGGAACCATGATTGTAGCCACAGTAGGTGTTTCGGGAGCTGTAGTCGCTTACTTAGTGTACCAGATTTTTCAGGACTGGCGCTTGTGCTACTATGCCGGTGGCGTTCTGGGAATCCTTTTATTGTTTTTACGAATCAGTATTTCCGAGTCCGGAATGTTCAAAAAAGTACAGCAAAGCCAAGAAAAGAAAGGTGACTTTCTCTCTTTGTTCACCCATAAAAAACGCTTCTTCAAATACCTGCAATGCATTCTTATCGGAATTCCCATTTGGTTTTTGGTCGGGGTACTCATTACTTTTTCACCGGAGTTTGCCAAAGTTTTAGGCGTACAAGGATTTGAAACCATTGCTGCCGGAAAAGCAATTGCCTTCTGTTACACGGGATTGGTTTTTGGAGATATCGCCAGTGGTTTACTAAGCCAATGGTGCAAAAGCCGAAAAAAAATCATGTACGGCTTCTTGGTTTTCAACTGCATTATGATTTTTGTTTTCCTGAATGCTTTTGGTATTTCTGCAACAACATTTTACATACTCTGCGCCATCATGGGCTTCTCTGTGGGATATTGGGTGCTGTTTGTAACCATCGCTGCCGAGCAGTTTGGCACTAATATTCGGGCAACCGTAACCACAACCGTCCCTAATTTTGTTCGGGGCGCACTACCGCTGATTATCCTTATCTACAGTTTTTTCAGAGACCGTATGTTCAACGGGGACATCCTTCTGGCGGGAATGATAGTAGGACTGCTGCTGTTCATCATTGCCGCAATCGCCCTTTGGAAATTGAAAGAAACCTTTCATACCGATTTAAATTATTCTGAAAACACAAACCTATAA
- the yaaA gene encoding peroxide stress protein YaaA: protein MKIVISPAKSLNFEKDLPTSLYTEASFLKESRQVHKVLKQKTPNELGELMHISDALSNLNWQRNQAWKTPFTTANARPAIYTFDGDVYIGLDAYSIPTKKLDVLQDRLRILSGLYGLLKPLDLIQAYRLEMGTKLPIGESKNLYEFWKPTVTKALNKELEKDELFVNLASTEYFSAIDVKALHVPVITPEFKDYKDGKLKIISFFAKKARGMMVRYIIDTNAQTIDDLKGFNYDGYQFDANLSEGNHLVFTR from the coding sequence ATGAAAATCGTTATTTCGCCAGCCAAATCATTGAATTTTGAAAAAGACCTACCCACTTCTTTATACACCGAAGCTTCTTTTTTGAAAGAATCCAGACAAGTCCATAAAGTTTTAAAACAAAAAACACCTAACGAATTAGGGGAATTAATGCACATTTCGGATGCTTTATCCAATTTGAATTGGCAACGCAATCAGGCTTGGAAAACTCCTTTTACGACTGCTAATGCGCGTCCTGCTATTTATACTTTTGACGGTGATGTTTACATTGGGTTGGATGCCTATTCGATTCCAACAAAGAAATTAGATGTTTTACAAGATCGTCTGAGAATTTTATCCGGTTTGTACGGTTTGTTGAAACCATTGGATTTAATTCAGGCCTACCGATTAGAAATGGGGACTAAACTGCCTATTGGCGAAAGCAAAAACTTATATGAATTTTGGAAGCCAACGGTTACCAAAGCCTTGAATAAAGAACTGGAAAAGGATGAATTGTTCGTTAATTTGGCCAGTACCGAATATTTTTCGGCCATTGATGTGAAAGCGTTACATGTTCCTGTAATCACTCCGGAATTTAAAGATTATAAAGACGGGAAACTGAAAATCATCAGTTTTTTTGCCAAGAAGGCGAGAGGTATGATGGTTCGTTATATTATTGATACGAATGCGCAAACCATAGACGATTTGAAAGGATTTAATTATGACGGGTATCAGTTTGATGCTAATTTATCCGAAGGAAATCATTTGGTTTTTACGAGATAG
- a CDS encoding MDR family MFS transporter, translated as MTQSEDDLVEYGYRRVLITITAVLCALLEIVDTTIVNVALTNMRGSLGATLNDVAWVITAYAIANVIVIPMTSWLSQQFGRRNYFVASIIIFTTASFLCGNATNIWELIAFRFIQGLGGGALLVTAQTIITESYPVAKRGMAQAIYGMGVIVGPTLGPPLGGYLVDNFSWPYIFYINIPLGIIATILAISFVRSPQYGAKLKANQVDWLGIFLLTAFIGSLQFVLEHGQQDDWFNNTTIVVLSVVSVFGLILFIWRELTYQHPIVNLSVLKDGNLRIGVLMCFILGFGLYGSTLIIPIYTQSILGWTATDAGLLLIPGSITTAFMMPIIGKMIQRGVPQGYMVGVGFLIFFFFTLMMYDRMTPNTGVEHLFWPLILRGIGLGLLFVPITTLSLSTLKGKNIGEGAAFTGMMRQLGGSFGIAIITTFITRFTQKHRIDLISNLDASKFEVQQRVAMLQKGFMSKGFSSNEALKKAYQVIDYSVLKQSTVLSYMDIFLYLGIMFLCCIPIILLIKKGKNKVNPADAMH; from the coding sequence ATGACACAATCAGAAGACGATTTAGTAGAATACGGCTACCGACGGGTTTTAATCACGATAACGGCAGTGCTTTGTGCATTGCTCGAAATCGTTGATACGACCATTGTCAATGTAGCGTTAACCAATATGAGAGGAAGCCTGGGTGCAACATTAAATGATGTGGCTTGGGTGATTACCGCTTATGCTATCGCCAATGTTATTGTAATCCCAATGACAAGCTGGCTGTCCCAACAATTTGGAAGACGAAATTATTTTGTAGCTTCTATTATTATTTTTACCACAGCTTCTTTTTTATGTGGAAATGCTACCAATATTTGGGAACTCATCGCCTTCCGATTCATACAAGGTTTAGGTGGTGGAGCGTTATTGGTAACCGCACAAACCATCATTACCGAGAGTTATCCCGTTGCAAAACGAGGTATGGCGCAAGCCATTTACGGAATGGGGGTTATCGTGGGACCTACATTAGGACCACCTTTGGGCGGATATTTGGTAGATAATTTCTCGTGGCCTTATATTTTTTACATCAATATTCCTCTTGGAATTATAGCTACTATCCTGGCGATTTCTTTTGTAAGAAGTCCGCAATATGGAGCGAAACTAAAAGCAAATCAAGTCGATTGGTTGGGGATTTTCCTTCTTACGGCCTTCATCGGTTCGCTGCAATTTGTCTTAGAACACGGACAGCAAGACGATTGGTTCAATAATACCACTATTGTTGTTTTGAGCGTTGTCTCTGTTTTTGGCCTGATACTATTCATTTGGAGAGAGTTAACATACCAACATCCCATCGTAAATTTGAGCGTTTTAAAAGACGGAAACCTGCGAATTGGAGTCCTAATGTGTTTTATTTTAGGATTCGGACTCTATGGTTCTACTTTAATCATCCCCATTTACACCCAGTCTATTCTGGGATGGACCGCAACTGATGCCGGTTTATTATTGATTCCGGGTTCTATCACTACCGCTTTTATGATGCCTATTATTGGTAAAATGATTCAGCGTGGAGTGCCGCAAGGATACATGGTTGGCGTTGGTTTTTTAATATTCTTTTTCTTCACCTTGATGATGTACGACAGAATGACGCCAAACACGGGTGTAGAACATTTATTTTGGCCATTAATCTTGAGAGGAATCGGTTTAGGATTGCTTTTCGTACCCATCACAACCTTGTCACTTTCTACCTTAAAAGGAAAAAATATTGGCGAAGGAGCCGCTTTTACCGGAATGATGCGACAATTGGGAGGTTCATTTGGTATTGCAATTATTACCACATTCATCACCCGATTTACTCAAAAGCATCGAATTGATTTAATTTCGAATTTAGACGCAAGCAAATTCGAAGTACAACAACGTGTTGCTATGCTTCAAAAAGGATTTATGTCTAAAGGATTTAGCAGCAACGAAGCCTTAAAGAAAGCCTATCAAGTCATCGATTATTCGGTACTGAAACAAAGCACGGTTTTATCATATATGGATATTTTCCTCTATCTGGGGATTATGTTTTTATGTTGCATTCCTATTATTTTATTAATCAAAAAAGGGAAAAACAAAGTCAATCCGGCAGACGCCATGCATTAA
- a CDS encoding HlyD family secretion protein codes for MEKKKTNTKFILILTVLIVLGGTYGTYKYVHSLSHEGTDDAQIEKKMNPIIPRVSGYVDKVYIKDNDFVKKGDTLFTIDKRDYVLKIEEAAAAVIGAEGNFEVSKADIGSALANIAVSDANMKSAGGNIESAKIRLGRITSDYNRYNNLYKNHSITKQQYEQALAAKQEAENQVRILQQQERATSFQKSVIEAKSKASDKQTEVAAANIKKSKAMLDAAKLNLSYTVITAAIDGQVSKIDIQPGQLVQPGQSLFYIINNKEAWVVANFKETQLNKMVIGQKVTIKVDAYPDYDFEGAITSFSPATGSRFSLLPPDNATGNFVKTIQRLPVKISLNASNDPEKIKLLRPGMNVDVDVHLN; via the coding sequence ATGGAAAAGAAAAAAACAAATACCAAATTCATACTAATCCTAACGGTTTTGATTGTGTTAGGAGGAACTTACGGAACTTACAAATATGTACACTCTTTGTCCCACGAAGGAACAGATGATGCGCAAATTGAGAAAAAAATGAACCCAATTATCCCGCGTGTTTCAGGATATGTGGATAAAGTGTACATCAAAGACAATGATTTTGTAAAGAAAGGCGATACTTTATTTACAATTGACAAAAGAGATTATGTCTTGAAAATAGAAGAAGCTGCAGCTGCTGTAATTGGAGCCGAAGGAAATTTTGAAGTTTCTAAAGCAGATATCGGTAGCGCACTTGCTAATATTGCGGTTTCTGATGCCAACATGAAATCTGCTGGAGGAAATATCGAATCAGCCAAAATCAGATTGGGTCGTATTACCAGTGATTACAACAGATACAATAACTTGTACAAAAATCATTCGATTACAAAACAACAATACGAACAAGCTTTGGCTGCAAAACAAGAAGCAGAAAATCAAGTACGCATTTTGCAACAGCAAGAAAGAGCTACCAGTTTTCAAAAATCAGTGATTGAAGCCAAGTCAAAAGCTTCTGACAAACAAACAGAAGTGGCTGCTGCCAATATCAAAAAGTCAAAAGCCATGCTTGATGCGGCAAAATTAAATTTAAGCTATACTGTTATCACGGCCGCTATTGACGGTCAGGTTTCTAAAATAGACATTCAACCGGGACAATTAGTACAACCAGGACAATCGTTGTTTTATATCATTAACAATAAAGAAGCTTGGGTTGTGGCTAATTTCAAAGAAACGCAATTAAACAAAATGGTTATTGGGCAAAAAGTAACCATCAAAGTAGATGCCTATCCTGATTATGATTTTGAAGGGGCAATTACCTCATTTTCTCCGGCTACAGGATCTAGATTTTCATTACTTCCTCCTGATAATGCTACCGGAAATTTTGTAAAAACCATTCAAAGATTACCGGTAAAAATAAGTTTGAATGCCTCAAACGATCCAGAAAAAATTAAATTATTACGTCCGGGAATGAATGTTGATGTTGACGTACATTTAAACTAA